Proteins from a genomic interval of Centroberyx gerrardi isolate f3 chromosome 23, fCenGer3.hap1.cur.20231027, whole genome shotgun sequence:
- the zfta gene encoding zinc finger translocation-associated protein, whose amino-acid sequence MEEKETGESEPVDLRCAEQAELLSLIISGEEEATQEESDLGEEDGLANGHVEDESEAGMVTPAGSPGTSYWSITEGPDHPLLLSPIPGPSGRKPRVQRASRPGLSRIPGRDHRRYYHEYWRSEYLMDFDPQRHGMICMVCGSSLATLKLSTIKRHIRQKHPDSLLWSAADKEVIRSGWESHLSLEGGQRAYGAVAGPSPQGEDGLLDLDPHAAEHLDPVIPQQQPQQPPSLPPPSMAGDAPLPHVEEEEEEEEEERDPPGPSAGTLERYLNDSLHAWFRQEFLMEYEAEAGRLLCMVCGGQLPSLHLDHIKSHVLDTHPNSLVYSSEEKHCILQAWAQTHEESDDFIKLEPNTKDGGVDLFPQDVEAIQINADLYPAGDGALTQDTCLIGEDGGVGSPQQGPQPLRQPRKRRLRGGDPWRLRLDYLVAYGPQGRGTFCMVCSQVLPETKVSSFRRHIQECHPETTTLSRQDREAMAAAWTKDYPTEGTQIKEEIDPSEAVGLIIAGGLNDNTSPDAGTPSKTVKREEGDGGGKGKPRDGGAAVAPSRHGHYPGKDQRRNYQVRWRMEYLMDYDCRRHGLICMVCGATLATLKVSTIKRHIQQVHPHSLDYGPEEKQQALLSYNQTALHFVHSDDCFSSQDHGHTELGQTPAHFGT is encoded by the exons atggaagagaaagaaacGGGGGAAAGCGAGCCCGTGGACCTCCGGTGTGCCGAGCAGGCTGAGCTGCTCTCATTAATAATAAGCGGAGAGGAGGAAGCGACGCAAGAGGAGAGTGACTTGGgag AAGAGGACGGTCTCGCCAACGGCCACGTGGAGGATGAGTCGGAGGCCGGCATGGTCACGCCCGCCGGCTCTCCGGGCACCAGCTACTGGAGCATCACTGAGGGGCCCGACCACCCGCTGCTCCTCTCCCCCATCCCCGGGCCGTCCGGACGCAAGCCTCGGGTGCAGCGGGCCTCGCGTCCAGGCCTCAGCCGCATCCCGGGCCGCGACCACCGCCGCTACTACCACGAGTACTGGCGCAGCGAGTACCTGATGGACTTCGACCCCCAGCGCCACGGCATGATCTGCATGGTGTGCGGCAGCTCGCTGGCCACGCTGAAGCTCAGCACCATCAAGAGGCACATCCGCCAGAAGCACCCGGACTCCCTGCTGTGGAGCGCCGCCGACAAGGAGGTGATCCGCTCGGGCTGGGAGAGCCACCTGAGCctggagggggggcagagggcGTACGGCGCCGTCGCGGGGCCCTCGCCTCAGGGGGAAGACGGACTGCTGGACCTGGATCCGCACGCTGCCG AACACCTAGACCCTGTGATtccccagcagcagccccagCAACCTCCCAGCCTGCCCCCACCCTCCATGGCGGGCGACGCCCCCCTGCCCcacgtggaggaggaggaagaggaggaggaggaggagcgggaccCCCCCGGGCCGTCGGCAGGCACCCTGGAGCGCTACCTGAACGACTCGCTGCACGCCTGGTTCCGCCAGGAGTTCCTGATGGAGTACGAGGCGGAGGCCGGCCGGCTGCTGTGCATGGTGTGCGGGGGCCAGCTGCCCTCGCTCCAcctggaccacatcaagagccACGTGCTGGACACCCACCCCAACTCCCTGGTCTACAGCTCCGAGGAGAAGCACTGCATCCTGCAGGCCTGGGCTCAGACTCACG AAGAGTCGGACGACTTCATCAAATTGGAGCCCAACACCAAAGACGGCGGGGTGGACCTCTTTCCTCAGGACGTGGAGGCCATCCAGATCAACGCTGACCTGTACCCAGCGGGCGATGGCGCTTTAACTCAGGACACTTGTCTTATTGGCGAGGACGGCGGCGTCGGATCTCCGCAACAGGGACCCCAGCCTCTTCGCCAGCCCAGAAAGAGGCGACTGCGCGGGGGCGATCCGTGGCGGCTCCGCCTCGACTACCTGGTGGCGTACGGACCTCAGGGCCGGGGCACCTTCTGCATGGTGTGTTCTCAGGTCCTGCCGGAGACCAAGGTCAGCAGCTTCCGCCGCCACATCCAGGAGTGTCACCCCGAGACAACCACCCTGAGCAGGCAAGACAGGGAAGCTATGGCCGCAGCCTGGACCAAAGATTATCCCACTGAAGGCACACAAATTAAAGAAG AAATCGACCCAAGCGAAGCCGTCGGCCTAATTATTGCAGGAGGGCTGAACGACAACACCTCGCCTGACGCCGGAACACCCAGCAAAAcagtgaagagggaggagggcgaCGGCGGAGGGAAGGGCAAGCCGAGGGACGGTGGCGCCGCGGTCGCACCCTCCCGCCACGGCCATTACCCCGGGAAGGACCAGCGGAGGAACTACCAGGTGCGCTGGCGGATGGAGTACCTGATGGACTATGACTGTCGGAGGCACGGCCTGATCTGCATGGTGTGCGGAGCCACCCTGGCCACGCTGAAGGTCAGCACCATCAAGAGGCACATCCAGCAGGTCCACCCCCACTCCCTGGACTACGGCCCCGAGGAGAAGCAGCAGGCCCTGCTGAGCTACAACCAGACCGCCCTGCACTTCGTCCACTCCGACGACTGCTTCTCCTCCCAGGACCACGGACACACGGAGCTGGGCCAGACCCCGGCACACTTTGGCACTTAG